Proteins encoded by one window of Lutibacter sp. A64:
- a CDS encoding sodium:solute symporter, with protein MQPLYILLLIATYFCVLLAIAYFTGKNDSNDSFFKADKSSPWHIVAFGMIGASLSGVTFISVPGLVQSSQFSYLQIVVGYLFGYFVIAYVLIPIYYKLKVTSIYEFLKLRFGTNSHKTGAFFFFISRALIASFRLFLVASVLQYFIFDAWNIPFEITVILSILLIWVYTFKGGIKTIVWTDTLQTLFMLTAVFATIFIIINQLNWSVTDIFTSQEFEKYSKIIFTDNFNDKNHLIKSFLGGMFITIAMTGLDQDMMQKNLTCKNIKEAQWNVVSLGFILIVVNFVFLTLGALLFIYANKFGIAVPTVDGALKTDLLYPEIALNSNLGVFIGTVFILGLIAAAYSSADSALTSLTTSFCIDFLDIENKEKSKQKLIRKKTHITVSIVLVVIIIMFKYVLEDNVINSLLQIVSFTYGPLLGLFTFGIFTKIEIKDKYVWIVGVLSVIATYFINSHSETILNGYVFGYELLIVNGFLTFLGLLLIKKTNS; from the coding sequence ATGCAACCACTATATATTCTTTTACTAATTGCCACTTACTTTTGTGTACTTTTAGCTATTGCATATTTTACCGGTAAAAACGACTCTAACGACTCCTTTTTTAAGGCCGATAAAAGTTCTCCTTGGCATATTGTTGCCTTTGGTATGATTGGTGCCTCGTTATCTGGTGTTACTTTTATTTCTGTTCCTGGTTTGGTACAAAGTTCTCAATTTAGTTATTTACAAATTGTTGTGGGGTATTTATTTGGCTATTTTGTAATTGCTTATGTGCTTATACCTATATATTACAAATTAAAAGTTACATCTATATACGAATTTTTAAAACTACGATTTGGAACAAATTCACATAAAACAGGTGCATTTTTCTTTTTTATCTCAAGAGCTTTAATCGCTTCATTTAGATTGTTTTTGGTAGCTTCTGTGCTGCAATATTTTATTTTTGACGCTTGGAATATTCCTTTTGAAATTACAGTAATTCTATCAATTCTCTTAATTTGGGTTTACACATTTAAAGGAGGAATTAAAACAATAGTTTGGACAGACACACTGCAAACCTTGTTTATGTTAACAGCAGTTTTTGCTACTATTTTTATAATAATCAATCAATTAAATTGGTCTGTTACAGATATTTTTACATCTCAAGAATTTGAAAAATACAGTAAAATTATTTTTACAGATAATTTTAACGATAAAAATCACCTGATAAAATCATTTTTAGGAGGTATGTTTATAACCATTGCTATGACGGGTTTAGACCAAGATATGATGCAAAAAAACTTAACCTGCAAAAACATAAAAGAAGCACAATGGAATGTTGTTTCACTTGGCTTTATTTTAATTGTTGTAAATTTTGTTTTTTTAACCTTAGGCGCTTTATTATTTATTTATGCAAACAAGTTTGGTATTGCAGTTCCAACAGTTGATGGAGCCCTAAAAACAGATTTATTGTACCCAGAAATTGCATTAAATAGCAATTTAGGTGTTTTTATTGGAACTGTATTTATTTTAGGTTTAATTGCTGCAGCCTACTCAAGTGCAGACAGTGCATTAACATCGTTAACAACATCGTTCTGTATCGATTTTTTAGACATTGAAAATAAAGAAAAATCGAAACAAAAATTAATTCGAAAAAAAACACATATAACAGTCTCAATAGTACTGGTAGTAATAATTATAATGTTTAAATATGTATTAGAAGACAATGTAATTAACAGTTTATTACAAATTGTATCTTTTACTTATGGACCGTTATTAGGCTTATTTACTTTTGGAATATTTACAAAAATTGAGATTAAAGACAAGTATGTATGGATTGTTGGCGTTTTATCTGTTATAGCTACCTATTTTATAAATAGCCATTCAGAAACAATATTAAACGGTTATGTTTTTGGTTATGAGCTTTTAATTGTAAACGGATTTTTAACATTTTTAGGTTTATTGTTAATAAAAAAAACGAATTCGTAA
- the recR gene encoding recombination mediator RecR, producing MNFSSKLLENAVNEVSQLPGIGKRTALRLVLHLLKQPNTHTHQLATALTSLVDEIKLCKKCHNISDFEICEICANPSRNEEIICVVEDIRDVMAIENTSRFKGLYHVLGGKISPIEGVGPQNLTIDSLVEKVEKGIVKEVIFALSSTIEGDTTNFYIFKQLEKYGIKTSTIARGIAVGDELEYADEVTLGRSIVNRIPFENSL from the coding sequence ATGAATTTTTCTTCAAAACTTTTAGAAAATGCTGTAAATGAAGTCTCTCAATTACCAGGTATTGGTAAAAGAACAGCATTACGTTTGGTATTACATTTGTTAAAACAGCCAAACACGCATACGCATCAATTAGCAACCGCGTTAACTAGTTTAGTTGATGAAATTAAGTTGTGCAAAAAATGTCATAATATTTCTGATTTTGAAATTTGTGAAATTTGTGCAAATCCTTCACGCAACGAAGAAATTATTTGCGTTGTAGAAGATATTAGAGATGTAATGGCTATAGAAAATACATCTAGATTTAAGGGGTTGTACCATGTTTTGGGTGGTAAAATTTCTCCAATTGAAGGGGTTGGACCTCAAAACTTAACAATAGATAGTTTGGTTGAAAAGGTCGAAAAAGGTATTGTTAAGGAAGTGATTTTTGCTTTAAGTTCAACTATTGAAGGTGATACAACCAATTTTTATATTTTTAAGCAATTAGAAAAATATGGAATTAAAACATCTACAATTGCACGTGGAATTGCTGTTGGTGATGAGCTAGAGTATGCAGATGAGGTGACTTTAGGTAGAAGTATTGTAAATAGAATTCCATTCGAAAATTCACTTTAA
- a CDS encoding glycosyltransferase family 2 protein gives MDVSIVIVNYNVRYFLEQCILSILAASKNINSEIIVVDNNSTDESCKLLKQKYPEVVLIQNTKNVGFSKANNQGVKIAKGTYVLILNPDTIIAEDTLERILNYSKTKQNLGVLGVKLIDGSGVFAPESKRGIPTPKTSFKKLFGISSKQNGKYYATHLDEDASGEIKVASGAFMFIKRVVFNEVKGFNEAYFMYGEDIDLSVKLLKNGYQNYYYSGTKIIHFKGESTIKDVKYLGHFHNAMRIFYKKHYKLNKVYDFFIKIGIELWYFLKYLNYKNTKAVSKPTFNVLYLGDDNFIVDFLNEKYLLVKETLIDDYLKIKELIKNNKIDTIVFDNSTLSNKKIIAHFESLKNEKVAFKIHPKDTNFIIGSTSPNIRGYVEIIK, from the coding sequence ATGGATGTTTCTATAGTAATTGTTAATTACAATGTACGGTATTTTTTAGAGCAATGTATTTTAAGCATACTAGCAGCTTCAAAAAATATAAATTCAGAAATTATTGTGGTTGATAACAATTCTACAGATGAAAGTTGTAAATTACTGAAACAAAAATACCCTGAGGTTGTTTTAATTCAGAATACAAAAAATGTAGGTTTTTCCAAAGCAAATAATCAAGGCGTTAAAATAGCTAAAGGAACCTATGTTTTAATATTAAATCCAGATACTATTATTGCCGAAGATACTTTAGAACGTATACTTAATTATTCAAAAACGAAACAAAATTTAGGTGTCTTAGGTGTGAAATTAATTGATGGGTCGGGAGTGTTTGCCCCAGAAAGTAAAAGAGGAATACCAACTCCAAAAACTTCTTTTAAAAAGCTTTTTGGTATTTCTAGCAAGCAAAATGGTAAATATTATGCTACGCATTTAGATGAGGATGCATCTGGAGAAATTAAAGTTGCTTCTGGTGCTTTTATGTTTATTAAAAGAGTTGTTTTTAATGAAGTTAAGGGTTTTAATGAAGCTTATTTTATGTATGGTGAAGATATAGATTTAAGTGTAAAATTATTGAAAAATGGTTATCAGAATTATTATTATTCGGGCACTAAAATAATTCATTTTAAAGGAGAGAGCACAATTAAAGATGTAAAATACTTAGGTCACTTTCACAATGCAATGCGTATTTTTTATAAGAAACATTATAAGTTAAATAAGGTGTACGATTTTTTTATTAAAATAGGAATTGAGTTATGGTATTTCTTAAAATATTTAAATTATAAAAATACGAAAGCTGTTAGTAAACCTACTTTTAATGTTTTGTATTTAGGTGACGATAATTTTATTGTTGATTTTTTAAATGAAAAATACCTACTGGTAAAAGAAACTTTAATAGATGATTATTTAAAAATAAAAGAGCTCATAAAAAATAATAAAATTGATACCATTGTTTTTGATAACTCTACATTATCTAATAAAAAAATAATAGCACATTTTGAATCGCTAAAAAATGAAAAAGTAGCTTTTAAAATTCATCCAAAAGATACTAATTTTATTATTGGAAGTACAAGTCCAAATATTCGAGGATATGTTGAAATTATTAAATAA